One region of Pseudomonas alvandae genomic DNA includes:
- a CDS encoding LysE family translocator, translating to MIGSPILLAFGTYVLAAASPGPSNMAIMDVAMRDGRTRALMLASGVITGSLFWAILAATGISALLAAYAQALLLIKVVGGVYLLYLALRAGRSAMQSTADRTSTVAGQAPRYLSLYRQGVLMHISNPKAIMSWMSIMSLGLRGDAPPGTLSAIIGGCAALGVIIFGGYAIVFSTATMIACYARARRWIQGLFSALFGVAGLKLLVSTN from the coding sequence ATGATCGGCAGCCCGATCCTGCTCGCCTTCGGCACCTATGTCCTTGCCGCTGCAAGTCCAGGCCCCAGCAACATGGCAATCATGGATGTGGCGATGCGTGATGGTCGCACGCGCGCCCTGATGCTAGCGTCCGGCGTCATCACCGGCTCGCTCTTCTGGGCGATCCTGGCGGCCACGGGTATCAGCGCCTTGCTGGCCGCCTATGCCCAGGCGCTGTTATTGATCAAGGTGGTCGGCGGTGTCTATTTGCTTTATCTCGCGCTGCGTGCCGGCAGATCCGCCATGCAGTCGACTGCGGACCGCACCAGCACGGTGGCAGGACAGGCGCCGCGTTACCTGTCGCTGTACCGCCAGGGTGTCCTTATGCACATCAGCAATCCCAAGGCCATCATGTCCTGGATGTCGATCATGTCGCTCGGACTCCGAGGGGACGCTCCACCGGGCACCTTATCGGCGATCATCGGTGGTTGCGCAGCGCTCGGCGTCATCATCTTCGGCGGCTACGCCATCGTTTTCTCGACCGCCACGATGATTGCCTGCTACGCCCGCGCAAGACGCTGGATCCAGGGGCTTTTCTCGGCGCTGTTTGGCGTCGCGGGATTGAAGCTTCTGGTCTCGACAAACTGA
- the ihfA gene encoding integration host factor subunit alpha codes for MGALTKAEMAERLYEELGLNKREAKELVELFFEEIRHALEDNEQVKLSGFGNFDLRDKRQRPGRNPKTGEEIPITARRVVTFRPGQKLKARVEAYAGTKS; via the coding sequence ATGGGGGCTCTGACGAAAGCTGAGATGGCGGAACGTCTGTATGAGGAGTTGGGCCTGAATAAACGGGAGGCCAAAGAATTGGTCGAACTGTTTTTCGAAGAAATCAGGCACGCTCTCGAGGACAACGAACAGGTCAAATTGTCGGGTTTCGGCAATTTTGACCTTCGGGACAAACGCCAGCGGCCTGGCCGCAATCCGAAAACGGGAGAAGAAATCCCGATCACGGCTCGCCGTGTGGTCACCTTTCGTCCAGGGCAGAAGTTGAAGGCCCGAGTTGAGGCTTATGCTGGAACCAAGTCATAA
- a CDS encoding MerR family transcriptional regulator — protein sequence MLEPSHNDELPVIPGKRYFTIGEVSELCAVKPHVLRYWEQEFPQLNPVKRRGNRRYYQRQDVLMIRQIRALLYDQGFTIGGARLRLSGDEAKDDTTQYKQMIRQMIAELEDVLVVLKK from the coding sequence ATGCTGGAACCAAGTCATAACGACGAGCTACCCGTCATCCCAGGCAAACGCTACTTCACCATTGGTGAAGTCAGCGAGCTGTGTGCGGTTAAGCCGCACGTGCTGCGCTATTGGGAGCAGGAGTTTCCTCAACTCAACCCGGTCAAGCGCCGCGGAAACCGCCGGTATTATCAGCGCCAGGACGTGCTGATGATCCGGCAGATCCGCGCGCTGCTGTACGACCAGGGGTTCACCATCGGCGGCGCGCGCCTGCGCCTCTCCGGTGACGAGGCCAAGGACGACACAACCCAGTACAAACAAATGATCCGCCAGATGATCGCCGAGCTTGAAGATGTGCTGGTGGTGCTCAAGAAATAA